A genome region from Ligilactobacillus cholophilus includes the following:
- the rlmD gene encoding 23S rRNA (uracil(1939)-C(5))-methyltransferase RlmD produces MQIPVKKNQKIVLTVEDLTYEGMGVAKVNNYPLFIAGALPGEKINAVVVKTRKNFGYARALEYINKSADRVDDSLDQQNGITPLGHLKYEAQLNFKRNQIKQLLNKAHLEALNVNNTLGMENPLHYRNKAQVPVRKINGKLEVGFYRKGSHHFMPLKHFLIQDKRIDEVLQSVLEILNQYQLSAYDEETGKGLIRHLMVRRGYYSHEVMVVIITNGKSFPHGDKIAKEIMKKCPDVKSVIQNVNNRKTNVILGKQDIVLAGNDTIMDELNGLKFKISAHSFYQVNPQQTEKLYQQAIHKAGLTGEETVIDAYCGIGTISLNLAKHAKKVYGVEIVPEAIQDAKQNAKINNLTNVTFEVGNAEEWMEKWSEKGIKPDVIMVDPPRKGLTNSLIHSACEMKPKKIVYVSCNPATLVRDIQLFMEEGYQVTQPIQPVDQFPQTPHVESVTVLENKN; encoded by the coding sequence GTGCAAATACCTGTGAAAAAAAATCAAAAAATTGTTTTAACTGTGGAAGATTTAACATATGAAGGTATGGGAGTTGCTAAGGTTAATAATTATCCACTATTTATTGCTGGGGCACTTCCTGGTGAAAAAATAAATGCAGTAGTGGTTAAAACACGGAAAAATTTTGGATATGCACGTGCTTTAGAATATATTAACAAAAGTGCAGATCGTGTGGATGATTCACTTGATCAACAGAATGGAATTACTCCCTTAGGACATTTGAAATATGAAGCACAGTTGAATTTTAAGCGTAACCAAATTAAACAGTTATTGAATAAAGCACATCTTGAAGCTCTTAATGTGAATAATACTTTGGGAATGGAAAATCCTTTGCATTATCGTAATAAAGCTCAAGTACCTGTGCGCAAAATTAATGGAAAACTAGAAGTAGGTTTTTATCGTAAGGGAAGCCACCATTTTATGCCACTCAAACACTTTTTGATTCAAGATAAGCGAATCGATGAAGTTTTACAAAGCGTTTTAGAAATATTAAATCAATATCAGTTATCTGCATATGATGAAGAAACAGGTAAAGGATTAATCCGACATTTAATGGTTCGACGTGGATATTATTCTCATGAAGTGATGGTTGTTATTATAACAAACGGTAAAAGTTTTCCACATGGGGATAAAATTGCTAAAGAAATCATGAAAAAGTGTCCTGATGTGAAAAGTGTGATTCAAAATGTGAATAATCGAAAAACAAATGTAATTTTAGGAAAGCAAGATATTGTTTTGGCTGGGAATGATACTATTATGGATGAATTGAATGGGTTAAAATTTAAGATTTCAGCACATTCATTTTATCAAGTAAATCCACAACAAACTGAAAAACTTTATCAACAAGCAATCCACAAAGCTGGATTAACTGGTGAAGAAACAGTAATTGATGCATATTGTGGAATTGGAACAATTTCACTAAATTTAGCAAAACATGCTAAAAAAGTTTATGGAGTAGAAATTGTCCCTGAAGCAATTCAAGATGCTAAGCAAAATGCTAAGATTAATAACCTTACAAATGTCACATTTGAGGTTGGAAACGCTGAAGAATGGATGGAAAAATGGAGTGAAAAAGGTATAAAACCAGATGTAATAATGGTTGATCCTCCTCGAAAGGGACTGACTAATAGTTTAATCCACAGTGCGTGTGAAATGAAACCTAAGAAAATTGTATATGTGAGCTGTAATCCAGCAACTTTAGTTCGCGATATTCAATTATTTATGGAAGAAGGTTATCAAGTAACTCAACCAATTCAACCTGTGGATCAATTTCCACAAACTCCACATGTGGAAAGTGTTACAGTGTTAGAAAATAAAAATTAA
- a CDS encoding GmrSD restriction endonuclease domain-containing protein translates to MQTNDRPLMDLMKKISEGKAQLPDFQRGWVWDDNRIKALILSVINKFPVGAAMFLEYGNESIHFKHKPVEGVEGISQDVEPDELILDGQQRLTSLYNALYSSKPVNTQTDKGKKIKRYYYLNIDKVIDPSASDEEKIISVPETKKVVSDFGRKIDLDLSSKEKEFEQKMFPLNIILNTSEQQTWQNDYYGFYNYDATIIKQFTELFTKVISQVQSYKMPIILLEKDTPKEAVCQVFENVNTGGVSLTVFELVTAIFAMDDFELRKDWENRRNECFSGKILNIVTSTDFLTALTLLASYEAGGTVSCKKKDVLQLTLDQYKKYADKLTQGFKNAEKLLMEERIFYSRDLPYSTQLIPLSVICTVLESKIRTTTVKDKIKQWYWCGVFGELYGSANETRFVYDVVQVINWIENEGQLPKTITDFYFNPVRLLSMQTRLSAAYKGIMALVLKNHAKDFISGEEMDLSTYTNERIDIHHIFPKNYCVDRYDKTKWNSIVNKTAISASSNREIGGVAPSKYLEKLEKKGAVSSDVLNEYLETHWINSELLRVDDFQDFIVDRSKKLLTAIEQATGRTIMGKDSDEVVQRFDASLL, encoded by the coding sequence ATGCAGACAAATGATCGTCCCTTGATGGATTTAATGAAAAAAATTAGTGAAGGAAAAGCACAGTTACCAGATTTTCAAAGAGGATGGGTATGGGATGACAATCGCATTAAAGCTTTGATTTTAAGTGTAATAAATAAATTCCCAGTTGGTGCTGCAATGTTTTTAGAATATGGAAATGAAAGTATTCATTTTAAACATAAACCAGTGGAAGGTGTAGAAGGAATTAGTCAAGATGTTGAACCAGATGAACTTATTTTGGATGGACAACAACGATTAACTTCATTATATAATGCTCTTTATAGTAGTAAACCAGTTAACACTCAGACTGATAAGGGAAAGAAAATTAAACGGTATTATTATCTTAATATTGATAAGGTAATTGATCCTTCTGCAAGTGATGAAGAAAAAATTATTTCTGTTCCAGAAACTAAAAAAGTAGTATCTGATTTTGGTAGAAAAATAGATTTAGATTTAAGTTCTAAAGAAAAAGAATTTGAACAAAAAATGTTTCCATTAAATATCATTTTAAATACTTCTGAACAACAAACCTGGCAAAATGATTATTATGGTTTCTATAATTATGATGCTACCATAATTAAACAATTTACAGAATTATTTACAAAAGTTATTAGTCAAGTTCAAAGTTATAAAATGCCTATTATTTTATTAGAAAAAGATACACCTAAAGAAGCAGTATGCCAAGTTTTTGAAAATGTAAATACTGGAGGAGTATCACTTACTGTATTTGAACTTGTAACTGCAATTTTTGCAATGGATGACTTTGAATTACGTAAAGATTGGGAAAATCGCCGAAATGAGTGTTTTTCAGGTAAAATTCTTAATATTGTTACTTCAACAGATTTTCTTACAGCATTAACTTTACTTGCATCTTATGAAGCAGGAGGGACAGTAAGTTGTAAGAAAAAGGATGTCCTTCAGTTAACATTAGATCAATACAAAAAATACGCAGATAAATTAACACAGGGATTTAAAAATGCAGAAAAACTGCTAATGGAAGAACGAATTTTTTATAGCCGTGATTTACCATATAGTACTCAATTGATTCCATTATCTGTAATTTGTACTGTACTTGAATCTAAAATAAGAACTACTACAGTTAAAGATAAAATTAAGCAGTGGTATTGGTGTGGCGTATTTGGAGAGTTATATGGTTCTGCAAATGAGACGCGCTTTGTGTATGATGTTGTTCAAGTAATTAACTGGATTGAGAATGAGGGACAGTTACCTAAAACAATTACAGATTTTTATTTTAATCCAGTTAGATTATTAAGTATGCAAACACGATTATCAGCTGCATATAAAGGAATTATGGCGTTAGTACTTAAAAATCATGCTAAGGATTTTATTTCTGGTGAAGAAATGGATTTATCTACTTATACTAATGAACGAATAGACATTCATCATATTTTTCCAAAAAATTACTGCGTTGATCGATATGATAAAACTAAATGGAATAGCATTGTTAATAAAACAGCAATTTCTGCAAGTAGTAATCGGGAAATTGGAGGTGTAGCGCCATCTAAATATCTTGAAAAACTTGAGAAAAAGGGTGCAGTTTCTTCAGATGTGCTTAATGAATATTTAGAAACACATTGGATTAATTCTGAATTACTTCGTGTAGATGACTTTCAAGATTTTATAGTTGATCGTTCTAAAAAATTACTTACAGCAATAGAACAGGCTACAGGACGAACGATAATGGGAAAAGATTCAGATGAAGTTGTTCAGCGTTTTGATGCATCACTCTTGTAA
- a CDS encoding diacylglycerol kinase, with protein sequence MQKRCRIIYNPTSGREAIKNDLVDILNILEGVGYETSAFATTPEENSARNEAKRAAQAGFDLIVAAGGDGTINEVVNGIAGLEKRPKLGIIPAGTTNDYARALKIPRESPIEAAKVIAKGQSLKVDIGMAGDKYFVNIAAGGSLTEVTYAVPSDVKSLFGYLAYFVKGAEMLPGMKKTDMHIEYDQGTFEGKASMFFVALTNSVGGFEKIAPDASLDDGKFTLMVVKTSNLLEILQLFTRLLNGDHINDPRILYVKTSKLVIKPVNDERLMINLDGEYGGDAPMTFKNLKQHIEIFANIDDIPENAIQQEIDKDEDTREKLVQGVESLSQKQHNEIDPQDRN encoded by the coding sequence ATGCAAAAACGTTGTCGAATTATTTATAATCCAACTTCTGGACGAGAAGCAATTAAAAATGACCTTGTAGATATTTTAAATATTTTAGAAGGTGTAGGTTATGAAACTAGCGCTTTTGCCACAACTCCTGAAGAAAATTCAGCACGTAATGAAGCCAAAAGAGCGGCACAAGCAGGATTTGATTTAATTGTTGCAGCCGGTGGCGATGGTACTATCAATGAAGTCGTTAATGGGATTGCAGGATTAGAGAAACGGCCTAAATTAGGGATAATTCCAGCTGGAACTACAAATGACTATGCACGTGCGTTGAAAATTCCGCGGGAAAGTCCAATTGAAGCTGCAAAAGTAATTGCAAAGGGACAATCATTGAAAGTCGATATTGGTATGGCTGGTGATAAGTACTTTGTTAATATTGCAGCCGGTGGTTCTTTAACTGAAGTTACTTATGCTGTCCCATCTGATGTGAAATCTTTATTTGGATATCTTGCATATTTTGTAAAAGGAGCAGAAATGCTTCCAGGAATGAAAAAAACAGATATGCATATTGAATATGATCAAGGAACTTTTGAGGGTAAGGCAAGTATGTTTTTCGTTGCATTAACTAACTCAGTTGGTGGTTTTGAAAAAATTGCGCCAGATGCCTCATTAGATGATGGTAAATTTACTTTAATGGTAGTAAAGACAAGTAATTTACTTGAAATTTTACAATTGTTTACCCGATTGTTAAATGGTGATCATATTAATGATCCAAGAATTTTATATGTAAAAACCTCTAAGCTTGTGATTAAGCCAGTAAATGACGAACGGCTAATGATTAACTTGGATGGTGAATATGGTGGAGATGCACCAATGACTTTCAAGAACTTAAAACAACATATTGAGATTTTTGCAAATATTGATGATATTCCTGAAAATGCTATTCAACAAGAAATAGATAAAGATGAGGATACACGCGAAAAGTTGGTGCAGGGAGTTGAAAGTCTATCTCAAAAACAACATAATGAGATAGATCCACAAGACAGAAATTAA
- a CDS encoding HNH endonuclease family protein has protein sequence MKTEFKKYTIKELLQGFQYNEQEEKGLYGLNGNLIIQPEYQRNYIYGDDNRDVAVIDSLMKNYPLGLMYFNRNNDSKLEVLDGQQRITSIGRFVTGKLSYNKKTYSGLNQEQKKQIDNYEIIVYLCEGSESEIKEWFKTINIQGVPLNNQELLNSVYSGPFISMAREKFSNSREPELQKWQTYIKGNPKRQEILQTALKWISHDEIEEYMSKHRNDKTIDDLSTRFTSIIDWITSTFLNIYDCMKQVNWGALYDKFHNKPYDLTKLNQRIDDLMLDPDITRQSGIYEFVLDNEVNPKLLNIRKFTKTDINTCYRKQTKEAKAQGISNCPQCVKDVEYNHETTIWKIKEMEGDHIIPWSKGGRTELKNLKMLCKHHNRLKSNY, from the coding sequence ATGAAAACAGAATTTAAAAAATATACTATAAAAGAATTATTACAAGGTTTTCAATATAACGAACAGGAAGAAAAAGGTCTTTATGGATTAAATGGAAACTTAATTATACAACCAGAATATCAAAGAAATTATATATACGGAGACGACAACAGAGATGTTGCGGTCATAGATTCGTTAATGAAAAATTATCCGCTTGGATTAATGTATTTCAATAGAAATAACGATAGTAAATTGGAAGTATTGGATGGCCAACAACGTATAACGTCTATTGGTAGATTTGTTACTGGTAAATTATCTTATAACAAGAAAACGTACTCTGGGTTAAATCAAGAGCAAAAAAAGCAAATTGATAATTATGAGATTATAGTGTATTTATGCGAAGGTTCTGAGAGTGAGATAAAAGAATGGTTTAAAACAATAAATATTCAAGGAGTTCCACTGAACAATCAAGAGCTATTAAATTCTGTTTATTCAGGTCCTTTTATTTCGATGGCTAGAGAAAAATTTAGTAATAGTAGAGAACCAGAATTACAAAAATGGCAAACATATATTAAGGGAAATCCTAAACGGCAGGAAATTTTACAGACTGCATTAAAGTGGATAAGCCATGATGAAATTGAAGAGTATATGTCTAAACATCGTAATGATAAAACTATTGATGATTTATCAACAAGGTTTACATCTATAATAGATTGGATAACTTCAACTTTTTTAAACATATATGATTGTATGAAACAAGTTAATTGGGGTGCTTTATATGATAAGTTTCATAACAAGCCATATGATCTTACAAAATTAAATCAGAGAATTGACGATTTGATGCTTGACCCTGATATCACTAGACAATCAGGAATCTATGAGTTTGTTCTAGACAATGAAGTTAATCCGAAACTTTTAAATATACGTAAATTCACCAAAACGGATATCAATACTTGTTATAGAAAGCAAACAAAGGAAGCGAAAGCACAAGGAATATCAAATTGCCCTCAATGTGTTAAGGATGTCGAATATAATCATGAAACAACTATATGGAAAATCAAAGAAATGGAGGGAGATCATATTATTCCGTGGTCTAAAGGGGGACGCACAGAACTAAAAAATTTAAAAATGCTGTGTAAACACCATAATAGGTTAAAATCAAACTATTAG
- a CDS encoding adenine-specific methyltransferase EcoRI family protein, giving the protein MGRKNNLAAAQKSKKDEFYTMWSDIEREINAYLDFDPNVFKNKVILLPCDDPFESDFFKYFATKFKDLGIKKLIAVSYAGSPFCNTELQLSLFDSLEESKKKAYKIVISDAIDYNNDGIYNFDDIRDLLKDERIKLANNENSKCLTIINGNDNYLAGDFRSKEVTKLRDEADIIVTNPPFSLFREFIKWIEIDKRKCIIFANNNAISYKEVFPLIKENKIWLGATITNKSLHFRIPYNYDKWDEKFTDQMNDGNKYAKVSGISVFTNIDHGKRHAIINYMTEADNLRFSKHKEIRELGYRKYDNYDAIEVPFSDAIPSDYNGIIGVPISFLANYNPNQFRIVGLTQSWTKQAKKIYPKQLQISEDGSEKEVTKLNDGPAIKVDKKPNKGTYYTVNGNIYIKKYSRILIKKID; this is encoded by the coding sequence ATGGGACGAAAAAATAATTTAGCCGCTGCTCAGAAATCAAAAAAAGATGAATTTTATACCATGTGGAGTGATATAGAACGTGAAATTAATGCGTATTTAGACTTTGATCCAAACGTATTCAAAAATAAAGTAATTTTATTACCTTGTGACGATCCGTTTGAAAGTGATTTCTTCAAATATTTTGCTACAAAATTTAAAGATTTAGGAATTAAAAAGTTAATTGCTGTAAGTTATGCAGGAAGTCCTTTTTGTAATACAGAACTTCAATTATCATTATTTGATTCTTTAGAAGAAAGCAAAAAAAAGGCATATAAAATAGTGATTAGTGATGCTATTGATTACAATAATGACGGAATATATAACTTTGATGACATACGAGATTTATTAAAAGATGAACGTATTAAATTAGCTAATAATGAAAATTCTAAATGTCTGACAATTATTAATGGGAATGACAATTATCTTGCTGGTGATTTCCGATCAAAAGAGGTTACAAAATTAAGAGATGAAGCAGATATTATTGTAACTAATCCACCTTTTAGTTTATTTAGAGAGTTTATTAAATGGATCGAAATCGATAAACGAAAATGTATTATATTCGCTAATAATAATGCCATTAGTTATAAAGAGGTTTTCCCGCTAATTAAAGAGAATAAAATTTGGCTTGGAGCTACAATTACTAATAAATCTTTGCATTTTAGAATTCCTTATAATTATGATAAATGGGATGAAAAATTTACGGATCAAATGAATGACGGTAATAAATACGCAAAAGTTAGTGGTATCTCAGTTTTTACGAATATTGACCATGGTAAACGACATGCCATAATTAATTATATGACTGAGGCTGATAATTTAAGATTTAGCAAACATAAAGAAATTAGAGAATTGGGATATAGAAAATATGATAATTATGATGCAATAGAAGTCCCATTTTCAGATGCTATTCCTAGTGACTATAATGGGATAATAGGAGTTCCTATTTCCTTCTTAGCTAATTACAATCCTAATCAATTTAGAATAGTAGGATTAACTCAAAGTTGGACTAAACAAGCAAAAAAAATATATCCAAAGCAACTTCAAATTAGTGAAGATGGCTCAGAAAAAGAAGTAACTAAACTGAATGATGGACCCGCTATAAAAGTAGATAAAAAGCCTAACAAGGGGACATATTATACTGTAAACGGAAATATCTATATAAAAAAATACTCACGGATTCTAATCAAGAAAATAGATTAA